The following coding sequences are from one Triticum aestivum cultivar Chinese Spring chromosome 5A, IWGSC CS RefSeq v2.1, whole genome shotgun sequence window:
- the LOC123104859 gene encoding probable LRR receptor-like serine/threonine-protein kinase At1g51880 — protein sequence MFIDHYMFRWNTVRSFFQFATKFSKKKRSYASPSCGTTIPEPMNSVNIYYIYYGSLHVLLEQGQFGVVYFGYLEDGTPVAVKTRLESSSHGVNEFLAEALHLIRVHHRNLVNLVSHYKDGHHSTLVYEYKLLICIALSCNKCVDTYKQQGM from the exons TCCTTTTTCCA GTTTGCTACTAAATTCTCAAAAAAGAAACGTTCTTATGCATCACCATCATGTGGAACCACGATACCTGAACCAATGAACTCAGTGAACATTTATTATATTTATTATGGATCATTACATGTTCTGCTGGAACAAG GTCAGTTTGGAGTAGTCTATTTTGGCTACTTGGAAGATGGAACCCCAGTTGCAGTCAAAACACGCTTAGAATCATCATCTCATGGGGTTAATGAGTTCTTGGCAGAG GCTCTACATCTAATAAGAGTTCATCACAGGAACTTGGTCAATCTGGTTAGCCACTACAAGGATGGACACCACTCAACTCTTGTCTACGAGTATAAATTGCTAATTTGCATTGCTCTTTCGTGCAACAAGTGCGTTGATACTTACAAACAACAAGGCATGTGA